From Methanobrevibacter sp., the proteins below share one genomic window:
- a CDS encoding rubrerythrin family protein: MSDLKGTKTEENLKAAFAGESQAHTKYQYFAAKAKEEGYVQIHDIFMETSKNEREHAKIWYKLLNDEVIPDTIANLNSAADGENEEWTSMYKEFAETAKEEGFPMIAFLFEKVGAIEKEHEERYRTLLANVENETVFNKAEDIEWKCENCGFIFSGPNAPEKCPVCGLPKAHFEERATNFK, from the coding sequence ATGTCTGATTTAAAAGGTACTAAAACTGAAGAAAATTTAAAAGCAGCATTTGCTGGTGAATCTCAAGCACACACTAAATACCAATACTTCGCAGCTAAAGCTAAAGAAGAAGGCTATGTTCAAATCCATGATATTTTCATGGAAACTTCCAAAAACGAAAGAGAACACGCTAAAATTTGGTATAAACTCTTAAATGATGAAGTTATTCCTGACACTATTGCAAACCTCAACAGTGCAGCTGATGGTGAAAACGAAGAATGGACTTCAATGTACAAAGAATTCGCTGAAACCGCTAAAGAAGAAGGTTTCCCAATGATTGCATTCTTATTTGAAAAAGTAGGTGCAATTGAAAAAGAACACGAAGAAAGATACAGAACTTTACTCGCTAATGTTGAAAACGAAACTGTATTTAACAAAGCAGAAGATATTGAATGGAAATGTGAAAACTGTGGATTTATTTTCTCAGGTCCTAATGCACCTGAAAAATGTCCTGTTTGCGGACTTCCAAAAGCACACTTTGAAGAAAGAGCTACTAACTTTAAATAG
- a CDS encoding nicotinate phosphoribosyltransferase: protein MIENNICLLTDSYKVTHHYFYPKGTEKIYSYLESRLGAEFNKTIFYGLQYIIKKYLEGQVVNQQKIEEADKLISNHIGEDIFNKKGWYYILDEYDGYLPIEIKSVPEGTPVNVNNVLMTVENTDKKSFWLVNYLESLLLQVWYPSTVATLSAEVRKLSKFYLEVTGSSKDNLDFMLHDFGYRGASSTESSMLSGSAHLLSFSGTDTIPSLTIPENYYNDSNLYGFSVQATEHSVMTSLGPEGEFDQILNVIDNAKNGILSMVIDSYNYKNFLTEAGKSNSRLNNAITDFLAIEGNKVVFRPDSGEPVATTIDCLNILEKGFGSYLTDKGYKVFDSNIGLLWGDGLNYHKIRDILFAMKSNGWAAENIIFGMGGGLHTSVNRDTQRNAFKCSAQLRNGKWIDIYKNPLDSSKKSKTGRFKLINENNFFKTIPIDACGEDCLQTVFKNGELLIEDTFGDIKSRALKYSNFI from the coding sequence ATGATTGAAAACAACATATGTTTATTAACAGACAGTTATAAAGTAACTCATCATTATTTTTACCCAAAAGGGACAGAAAAAATCTATTCATACCTTGAAAGCAGATTAGGTGCTGAATTTAATAAAACTATTTTTTACGGCCTGCAATATATCATAAAAAAATATTTGGAAGGTCAAGTCGTAAATCAGCAAAAAATTGAAGAAGCCGATAAACTTATTTCTAATCATATTGGTGAAGATATATTCAACAAAAAGGGTTGGTATTATATTTTAGATGAATATGATGGATATCTTCCAATAGAAATAAAATCAGTACCGGAAGGAACACCTGTAAATGTTAACAATGTCTTAATGACTGTTGAAAACACTGATAAAAAATCTTTCTGGTTGGTAAATTATCTTGAATCTCTACTTTTACAAGTTTGGTACCCTTCAACTGTTGCAACATTATCTGCTGAGGTAAGGAAATTATCAAAATTTTACCTTGAAGTCACTGGTTCTTCAAAGGATAATTTGGATTTCATGTTACATGACTTTGGATATCGTGGAGCTAGTTCAACTGAATCTTCAATGCTATCTGGATCAGCGCATTTGCTTAGCTTTTCTGGAACAGACACTATTCCTTCATTGACCATTCCTGAAAATTATTACAACGATTCAAATCTATATGGTTTTTCAGTTCAGGCAACTGAACACAGTGTGATGACATCATTAGGTCCTGAAGGTGAATTTGACCAAATTTTGAATGTTATTGATAATGCTAAAAATGGAATATTGTCTATGGTTATAGACTCATATAACTATAAAAACTTTTTAACCGAAGCTGGAAAATCAAATTCTAGATTAAATAACGCAATTACAGATTTTTTAGCTATTGAAGGAAATAAAGTTGTATTTAGACCTGATAGTGGTGAACCCGTAGCAACAACAATTGATTGTTTGAATATCCTTGAGAAAGGTTTTGGATCTTATCTGACAGATAAGGGATATAAGGTATTTGACTCAAATATTGGCCTTTTATGGGGTGACGGTTTAAACTATCATAAAATCAGAGATATCTTATTTGCAATGAAATCTAATGGATGGGCAGCTGAAAATATTATCTTTGGTATGGGTGGAGGCCTTCACACCTCTGTAAATCGTGATACACAGAGAAATGCATTTAAATGTTCTGCACAATTACGTAATGGTAAGTGGATTGATATCTATAAAAATCCATTGGATTCCAGTAAAAAATCCAAAACAGGTAGATTTAAATTAATTAATGAAAATAATTTTTTTAAAACAATACCAATCGATGCATGTGGTGAAGATTGTCTTCAAACTGTATTTAAAAATGGTGAATTGTTAATCGAAGACACTTTCGGTGATATCAAATCAAGAGCGTTAAAATATTCAAATTTTATATAA
- a CDS encoding rubrerythrin family protein, producing the protein MVDLKGTKTEENLKAALAGESQARVKYEFYASQAKKDGYVEIKDIFQESSDNEKEHAKIWFKLLNGGKVPDTETNLADAAAGEHEEWTSMYKEFAATAREEGLDDIAELFDAAAATEKAHEDRYNAVADKIKAGKVFKKDEEIAWKCNNCGYIHYGTDAPEVCPLCDHPQAHFRKQDTSYI; encoded by the coding sequence ATGGTAGATTTAAAAGGAACCAAAACTGAAGAAAACTTAAAAGCAGCACTCGCTGGTGAATCTCAAGCACGTGTAAAATACGAATTTTACGCATCCCAAGCTAAAAAAGATGGTTATGTTGAAATTAAAGATATTTTCCAAGAATCATCTGACAACGAAAAAGAACATGCAAAAATCTGGTTTAAACTTTTAAACGGTGGTAAAGTACCTGATACTGAAACCAATCTCGCAGATGCAGCAGCTGGAGAACATGAAGAATGGACTTCAATGTACAAAGAATTCGCTGCAACCGCACGTGAAGAAGGTTTAGATGATATTGCAGAATTATTTGATGCAGCAGCTGCTACTGAAAAAGCTCATGAAGATAGATACAATGCTGTAGCTGACAAAATCAAAGCAGGTAAAGTATTTAAAAAAGATGAAGAAATCGCATGGAAATGTAACAACTGTGGTTACATCCATTATGGAACCGATGCTCCTGAAGTATGTCCATTATGTGATCACCCACAAGCACATTTCAGAAAACAAGATACTAGTTATATCTAA
- the bsh gene encoding choloylglycine hydrolase: MCTASNYITDKNYFGRNFDYEISYNERVTITPRNYEFKFRKIDDIKSHYAIIGIAAGIDGYPLYYDACNEKGLSIAGLNFPGNAVYKEINDDMLNVAPFELIPYILGCASNLDEAIGLFKKINLVNINFAEELPLATLHWMLSDPSGKCIVVEPLEEGLKIYDNPVGVLTNNPPFDKQLFSLNNFRSLSIKNPENTFSKDFDLDEYSRGMGAIGLPGDLSSSSRFAKAAFTRANSYTDSDEASSVGQFFHILGSVEQQNGCTFIDDPDLYEYTVYSSCYNTDEARLYYRTYKNAQITAVSLNNEDLDSDNLINYPLINEEQINFIN; this comes from the coding sequence ATGTGTACTGCAAGTAATTATATTACAGATAAGAATTATTTTGGTCGTAACTTTGATTATGAAATTTCATATAATGAAAGAGTAACAATTACTCCAAGAAACTATGAATTTAAATTTAGAAAAATTGATGATATTAAATCACATTATGCAATAATTGGAATTGCAGCAGGTATTGATGGATATCCATTATATTATGATGCATGCAATGAAAAAGGATTGTCAATAGCTGGACTAAACTTTCCAGGAAATGCAGTATATAAAGAAATAAATGATGACATGTTAAATGTTGCACCATTTGAATTGATTCCATATATACTTGGCTGTGCAAGCAACCTTGATGAAGCAATTGGACTATTTAAGAAAATTAATCTTGTGAATATTAATTTTGCAGAAGAATTGCCTTTAGCTACTCTTCATTGGATGTTGTCTGATCCAAGTGGGAAATGCATTGTAGTTGAACCATTGGAAGAAGGATTAAAAATTTATGACAATCCTGTCGGTGTTTTGACAAATAATCCTCCTTTTGATAAACAGTTATTTTCATTAAATAATTTTAGAAGTTTATCTATTAAAAATCCTGAAAACACATTTTCCAAAGATTTTGATTTAGATGAATATTCAAGAGGTATGGGTGCAATAGGACTTCCTGGGGACTTATCTTCTTCTTCAAGATTTGCAAAAGCAGCATTTACACGTGCTAATTCCTATACTGATAGTGATGAAGCAAGCAGTGTTGGTCAATTTTTCCATATTTTGGGCTCTGTTGAACAGCAAAACGGATGTACATTTATAGATGATCCTGATTTATATGAATATACAGTTTATTCATCATGTTACAATACGGATGAAGCGAGATTGTATTACAGAACATATAAAAATGCTCAAATAACTGCTGTAAGTCTAAATAATGAAGATTTAGACTCAGATAATTTGATAAATTATCCTTTAATTAATGAAGAACAAATCAATTTCATTAATTAA